The Thunnus thynnus chromosome 2, fThuThy2.1, whole genome shotgun sequence genome includes a region encoding these proteins:
- the atxn2 gene encoding ataxin-2 isoform X6: protein MSMKAGGNRSKPGGGNTAGAAASGAGGSGGGRQNLGRGRHSGKGPAAVIFNGVYANMRMVHVLTSVVGTKCELKVKNGAVYEGVFKTYGPECDLVLDAAHRKSPEPSIGPRKEDIVESIIFKASDVVVVTFKDVDLNFARKVSSDTDNFTDAAVSGRINGEHKEKDLEPWDGGETHNSDSLESLDTDVSNGWDPNDMFKYNEEKYGVLSTYDSSLSTYTVPLERDNSEEFLKREARAAQLAEEIEASATYKARVALENDERSEEEKYTAVVRGERETHTLSRENKYIPPGQRNREAMSWGPGRQNSPRLAQSSAGPSTPRPGPHDYSPSSGADQRVVNGGSSHWPSPCPSPSSRPPSRYQSGPSSLPPRATTPTRPPSRPPSRPSRPPSHSSHPSYPSSSSSFSHHGPTSPASTLPKRMSSEGPPRMSPKSQRTPRAHRVPPCRTTGVPPGVDLISHNAPGEVPVTPPTRSSSSGGTWSSVVSGAHRPRSPRQNSMGGASPASSSLPSPQTGTAPVETVATPTSAPSPTAASPAPNMVTSPSGDAKECRVQETRQTSPTANKENIKPLDSSPSITRPVCKGPPSMAPDHRKQIDNLKKFSVDFRLQSSSNSEPAFDQMMTKPPRDTADKPKDLPLDKASTGGREGNEEGVVVIAAGTPGGAPAPSTAATNTSKPGSPAALSPSPSAPDQKRAGLDVTSQGVQTTATSTFSGPKHEEKEEKKEAVQDQVRKSTLNPNANEFKPRFNTQPKPANTPTPPRPQGQPSPSIVVQQPPAVYGQTVCFPQMYPLTPVSPGVQKSIIWKSPAMYQVQMPHMTVSQSKPYRPVPNMPQQRSDQHHPPGTPTMMHPATAAGPPIVAQSPAYSAQYFTCSPQQFTSQPLVQQMPHYQSQAQHVFSPVMQGSARMMAPHTHGQPSLVSSSTTQYPEQTHTMYVSPGPMPQQYPHPSATLHPHPQHPQPSATPTGQGQQGGPPQHGGPPSHPAASPVQHPQHQQAAAAAAAAQALHLANPPQQQMYSALAPTPPSMTPGPNPQSPQASFPSAQQTVYIHPQQVQHGYNPNHMAHVQQHMQSGIVPSHHPAPTHPPMMLMATQGPPGGPQPPMPQTALNHIPVSSTTHFSYLAHPQVQPHHQQQL, encoded by the exons ATGTCAATGAAGGCCGGTGGAAATCGCAGCAAGCCCGGCGGTGGCAACACCGCTGGTGCCGCCGCCTCCGGTGCCGGAGGAAGCGGCGGGGGAAGACAGAATCTGGGCAG ggGAAGACACAGTGGTAAAGGTCCCGCAGCA GTCATATTCAATGGCGTATATGCAAATATGAGGATGGTCCATGTCTTGACTTCAGTGGTG GGGACCAAGTGTGAGCTGAAAGTGAAAAACGGAGCAGTCTATGAAGGAGTCTTTAAGACATACGGTCCAGAG TGTGACCTGGTGTTGGATGCAGCCCACAGAAAGAGCCCAGAGCCGAGCATAGGCCCCAGGAAAGAGGATATTGTGGAGAGCATTATTTTCAAGGCCTCCGATGTAGTAGTGGTGACCTTCAAAGACGTGGACCTGAATTTTGCCAGGAAAG TCTCTTCTGACACAG ACAACTTCACAGATGCAGCAGTGAGTGGTAGGATCAATGGCGAGCACAAAGAGAAAGATCTGGAGCCCTGGGATGGAGGAGAGACCCACAACTCTGACAGCCTCGAGTCTCTGGATACAGATGTG TCAAATGGGTGGGACCCCAATGACATGTTCAAGTACAATGAGGAGAAGTATGGAGTCTTGTCTACATATGACAGCAGCCTGTCCACATATAC GGTCCCCTTGGAGCGGGACAACTCAGAAGAGTTCCTCAAGAGGGAAGCACGTGCCGCCCAGCTGGCAGAGGAGATTGAGGCCAGCGCCACATACAAGGCCCGTGTGGCCCTGGAGAACGATGAACGCTCTGAGGAGGAGAAATATACTGCTGTGGTGCGAGGGGAAAGGGAGACTCACACACTAAGCAG GGAGAACAAGTACATTCCCCCAGGTCAGAGGAACAGAGAGGCGATGTCATGGGGGCCTGGACGTCAGAATTCACCCCGTCTGGCTCAGAGCTCAGCCGGACCCTCAACTCCTCGACCTGGACCTCACGACTACAGTCCCAGCTCCGGGGCCGACCAGAGGGTGGTCAACGGAG GTTCATCCCATTGGCCCTCACCCTGTCCGTCTCCTTCCTCCCGTCCCCCCTCTCGTTACCAGTCTGGCCCCTCCTCCCTGCCTCCTCGGGCGACCACGCCCACCAGGCCACCCTCCAGACCCCCCTCTCGACCTTCCAGGCCTCCCTCTCATTCATCCCACCCCTCCtatccctcctcctcatcttcctttTCCCACCACGGGCCCACGTCGCCAGCCTCCACTCTGCCCAAACGCATGTCTTCAGAAG GTCCACCGAGGATGTCTCCAAAATCCCAGCGGACGCCTCGTGCTCACAGAGTGCCACCCTGCCGGACCACTGGAGTCCCTCCAGGAGTGGACCTAATTTCCCACAATGCCCCTGGAGAGGTCCCAGTGACTCCACCAACCAGAAGCAGCTCCTCTGGAGGGACCTGGTCCTCTGTGGTCAGCGGAG CTCACAGACCTCGCTCCCCTCGGCAGAATAGCATGGGCGGAGCCTCCCCtgcttcttcctccctcccatCACCCCAGACAGGAACAGCTCCTGTGGAAACTGTTGCCACACCGACATCAGCTCCCTCTCCTACTGCTGCTAGCCCCGCCCCCAACATGGTCACCTCTCCATCAGGAGATG CAAAAGAGTGTCGCGTCCAGGAGACAAGACAAACATCCCCCACGGCCAACAAGGAGAACATCAAGCCCTTGGATAGCTCACCTAGTATCACCAGACCAGTCTGTAAAG GACCTCCTTCTATGGCACCAgaccacagaaaacaaatagaTAATTTAAAGAAATTTAGTGTAGATTTTAGG TTGCAGTCTAGTTCAAACTCAGAGCCTGCCTTCGACCAGATGATGACCAAGCCTCCCAGAGATACAGCAGACAAGCCTAAAGACCTTCCTCTTGACAAAGCCTCCACAGGAGGGCGGGAGGGCAATGAAGAAGGTGTTGTAGTGATTGCTGCTGGCACCCCCGGAGGCGCCCCTGCTCCATCCACCGCTGCCACAAACACCAGTAAGCCTGGCAGCCCCGCTGCACTGTCCCCATCCCCATCAGCCCCGGACCAGAAGAGGGCGGGGCtggatgtgacatcacagggAGTTCAGACAACAGCGACGTCCACTTTCAGTGGGCCCAAGcatgaagagaaggaggagaagaaggaggcgGTACAAGA TCAAGTGAGAAAATCAACCCTGAACCCAAACGCCAATGAGTTCAAGCCCAGGTTCAATACGCAG CCCAAACCAGCAAACACCCCCACACCCCCTCGACCCCAGGGCCAGCCCAGCCCCTCCATCGTGGTTCAGCAGCCCCCGGCTGTCTACGGACAGACAGTCTGCTTCCCCCAGATGTATCCTCTCACACCAGTCAGCCCTGGAGtgcag AAAAGCATAATATGGAAG tCTCCAGCTATGTACCAGGTTCAGATGCCTCATATGACAGTCAGCCAATCTAAACCATACAGACCAG TACCTAACATGCCCCAGCAGAGGTCAGACCAGCACCACCCACCAGGCACGCCCACCATGATGCACCCAGCGACGGCAGCAGGACCACCTATTGTAGCACAGAGCCCCGCTTACTCTGCCCAGTACTTCACCTGCAGCCCGCAGCAGTTCACCAGTCAGCCGCTGGTCCAGCAGATGCCACACTACCAATCACAG GCGCAGCATGTGTTCAGTCCAGTTATGCAGGGCAGTGCCAGAATGAtggcaccacacacacacgggcagCCCAGCCTCGTCTCTTCCTCAACTACACAGTACCCAGAGCAGACACACACCATGTATG TGTCTCCAGGGCCAATGCCCCAGCAGTACCCCCATCCCAGCGCCACCTTGCACCCTCACCCGCAGCATCCCCAGCCCTCTGCTACGCCTACGGGCCAAGGCCAGCAAGGTGGTCCTCCGCAGCATGGAGGTCCCCCTAGCCACCCAGCTGCCAGCCCAGTCCAGCACCCGCAGCACCAGCAGGCGGCAGCAG CGGCGGCAGCAGCCCAGGCCCTCCACCTGGCCAACCCGCCACAGCAGCAGATGTATTCAGCTTTGGCGCCCACGCCCCCCTCCATGACCCCGGGGCCAAATCCTCAGTCTCCCCAGGCATCGTTCCCCTCTGCCCAGCAGACTGTCTATATCCACCCACAGCAGGTGCAGCACGGCTACAACCCCAACCACATGGCACATGTGCAGCAG CATATGCAGTCTGGTATAGTGCCCTCTCACCACCCggcacccacccaccccccgaTGATGCTGATGGCTACCCAAGGTCCTCCAGGGGGTCCGCAGCCTCCGATGCCCCAGACTGCCCTCAACCACATCCCTGTTTCCTCCACCACACATTTCTCCTACCTGGCACATCCACAAG TGCAACCtcatcaccagcagcagctgtag
- the atxn2 gene encoding ataxin-2 isoform X5, with amino-acid sequence MSMKAGGNRSKPGGGNTAGAAASGAGGSGGGRQNLGRGRHSGKGPAAVIFNGVYANMRMVHVLTSVVGTKCELKVKNGAVYEGVFKTYGPECDLVLDAAHRKSPEPSIGPRKEDIVESIIFKASDVVVVTFKDVDLNFARKVSSDTDNFTDAAVSGRINGEHKEKDLEPWDGGETHNSDSLESLDTDVSNGWDPNDMFKYNEEKYGVLSTYDSSLSTYTVPLERDNSEEFLKREARAAQLAEEIEASATYKARVALENDERSEEEKYTAVVRGERETHTLSRENKYIPPGQRNREAMSWGPGRQNSPRLAQSSAGPSTPRPGPHDYSPSSGADQRVVNGGSSHWPSPCPSPSSRPPSRYQSGPSSLPPRATTPTRPPSRPPSRPSRPPSHSSHPSYPSSSSSFSHHGPTSPASTLPKRMSSEGPPRMSPKSQRTPRAHRVPPCRTTGVPPGVDLISHNAPGEVPVTPPTRSSSSGGTWSSVVSGAHRPRSPRQNSMGGASPASSSLPSPQTGTAPVETVATPTSAPSPTAASPAPNMVTSPSGDAKECRVQETRQTSPTANKENIKPLDSSPSITRPVCKGPPSMAPDHRKQIDNLKKFSVDFRLQSSSNSEPAFDQMMTKPPRDTADKPKDLPLDKASTGGREGNEEGVVVIAAGTPGGAPAPSTAATNTSKPGSPAALSPSPSAPDQKRAGLDVTSQGVQTTATSTFSGPKHEEKEEKKEAVQDQVRKSTLNPNANEFKPRFNTQPKPANTPTPPRPQGQPSPSIVVQQPPAVYGQTVCFPQMYPLTPVSPGVQSPAMYQVQMPHMTVSQSKPYRPGKVPNMPQQRSDQHHPPGTPTMMHPATAAGPPIVAQSPAYSAQYFTCSPQQFTSQPLVQQMPHYQSQARLTSAQHVFSPVMQGSARMMAPHTHGQPSLVSSSTTQYPEQTHTMYVSPGPMPQQYPHPSATLHPHPQHPQPSATPTGQGQQGGPPQHGGPPSHPAASPVQHPQHQQAAAAAAAAQALHLANPPQQQMYSALAPTPPSMTPGPNPQSPQASFPSAQQTVYIHPQQVQHGYNPNHMAHVQQHMQSGIVPSHHPAPTHPPMMLMATQGPPGGPQPPMPQTALNHIPVSSTTHFSYLAHPQVQPHHQQQL; translated from the exons ATGTCAATGAAGGCCGGTGGAAATCGCAGCAAGCCCGGCGGTGGCAACACCGCTGGTGCCGCCGCCTCCGGTGCCGGAGGAAGCGGCGGGGGAAGACAGAATCTGGGCAG ggGAAGACACAGTGGTAAAGGTCCCGCAGCA GTCATATTCAATGGCGTATATGCAAATATGAGGATGGTCCATGTCTTGACTTCAGTGGTG GGGACCAAGTGTGAGCTGAAAGTGAAAAACGGAGCAGTCTATGAAGGAGTCTTTAAGACATACGGTCCAGAG TGTGACCTGGTGTTGGATGCAGCCCACAGAAAGAGCCCAGAGCCGAGCATAGGCCCCAGGAAAGAGGATATTGTGGAGAGCATTATTTTCAAGGCCTCCGATGTAGTAGTGGTGACCTTCAAAGACGTGGACCTGAATTTTGCCAGGAAAG TCTCTTCTGACACAG ACAACTTCACAGATGCAGCAGTGAGTGGTAGGATCAATGGCGAGCACAAAGAGAAAGATCTGGAGCCCTGGGATGGAGGAGAGACCCACAACTCTGACAGCCTCGAGTCTCTGGATACAGATGTG TCAAATGGGTGGGACCCCAATGACATGTTCAAGTACAATGAGGAGAAGTATGGAGTCTTGTCTACATATGACAGCAGCCTGTCCACATATAC GGTCCCCTTGGAGCGGGACAACTCAGAAGAGTTCCTCAAGAGGGAAGCACGTGCCGCCCAGCTGGCAGAGGAGATTGAGGCCAGCGCCACATACAAGGCCCGTGTGGCCCTGGAGAACGATGAACGCTCTGAGGAGGAGAAATATACTGCTGTGGTGCGAGGGGAAAGGGAGACTCACACACTAAGCAG GGAGAACAAGTACATTCCCCCAGGTCAGAGGAACAGAGAGGCGATGTCATGGGGGCCTGGACGTCAGAATTCACCCCGTCTGGCTCAGAGCTCAGCCGGACCCTCAACTCCTCGACCTGGACCTCACGACTACAGTCCCAGCTCCGGGGCCGACCAGAGGGTGGTCAACGGAG GTTCATCCCATTGGCCCTCACCCTGTCCGTCTCCTTCCTCCCGTCCCCCCTCTCGTTACCAGTCTGGCCCCTCCTCCCTGCCTCCTCGGGCGACCACGCCCACCAGGCCACCCTCCAGACCCCCCTCTCGACCTTCCAGGCCTCCCTCTCATTCATCCCACCCCTCCtatccctcctcctcatcttcctttTCCCACCACGGGCCCACGTCGCCAGCCTCCACTCTGCCCAAACGCATGTCTTCAGAAG GTCCACCGAGGATGTCTCCAAAATCCCAGCGGACGCCTCGTGCTCACAGAGTGCCACCCTGCCGGACCACTGGAGTCCCTCCAGGAGTGGACCTAATTTCCCACAATGCCCCTGGAGAGGTCCCAGTGACTCCACCAACCAGAAGCAGCTCCTCTGGAGGGACCTGGTCCTCTGTGGTCAGCGGAG CTCACAGACCTCGCTCCCCTCGGCAGAATAGCATGGGCGGAGCCTCCCCtgcttcttcctccctcccatCACCCCAGACAGGAACAGCTCCTGTGGAAACTGTTGCCACACCGACATCAGCTCCCTCTCCTACTGCTGCTAGCCCCGCCCCCAACATGGTCACCTCTCCATCAGGAGATG CAAAAGAGTGTCGCGTCCAGGAGACAAGACAAACATCCCCCACGGCCAACAAGGAGAACATCAAGCCCTTGGATAGCTCACCTAGTATCACCAGACCAGTCTGTAAAG GACCTCCTTCTATGGCACCAgaccacagaaaacaaatagaTAATTTAAAGAAATTTAGTGTAGATTTTAGG TTGCAGTCTAGTTCAAACTCAGAGCCTGCCTTCGACCAGATGATGACCAAGCCTCCCAGAGATACAGCAGACAAGCCTAAAGACCTTCCTCTTGACAAAGCCTCCACAGGAGGGCGGGAGGGCAATGAAGAAGGTGTTGTAGTGATTGCTGCTGGCACCCCCGGAGGCGCCCCTGCTCCATCCACCGCTGCCACAAACACCAGTAAGCCTGGCAGCCCCGCTGCACTGTCCCCATCCCCATCAGCCCCGGACCAGAAGAGGGCGGGGCtggatgtgacatcacagggAGTTCAGACAACAGCGACGTCCACTTTCAGTGGGCCCAAGcatgaagagaaggaggagaagaaggaggcgGTACAAGA TCAAGTGAGAAAATCAACCCTGAACCCAAACGCCAATGAGTTCAAGCCCAGGTTCAATACGCAG CCCAAACCAGCAAACACCCCCACACCCCCTCGACCCCAGGGCCAGCCCAGCCCCTCCATCGTGGTTCAGCAGCCCCCGGCTGTCTACGGACAGACAGTCTGCTTCCCCCAGATGTATCCTCTCACACCAGTCAGCCCTGGAGtgcag tCTCCAGCTATGTACCAGGTTCAGATGCCTCATATGACAGTCAGCCAATCTAAACCATACAGACCAGGTAAAG TACCTAACATGCCCCAGCAGAGGTCAGACCAGCACCACCCACCAGGCACGCCCACCATGATGCACCCAGCGACGGCAGCAGGACCACCTATTGTAGCACAGAGCCCCGCTTACTCTGCCCAGTACTTCACCTGCAGCCCGCAGCAGTTCACCAGTCAGCCGCTGGTCCAGCAGATGCCACACTACCAATCACAGGCAAGACTCACCTCT GCGCAGCATGTGTTCAGTCCAGTTATGCAGGGCAGTGCCAGAATGAtggcaccacacacacacgggcagCCCAGCCTCGTCTCTTCCTCAACTACACAGTACCCAGAGCAGACACACACCATGTATG TGTCTCCAGGGCCAATGCCCCAGCAGTACCCCCATCCCAGCGCCACCTTGCACCCTCACCCGCAGCATCCCCAGCCCTCTGCTACGCCTACGGGCCAAGGCCAGCAAGGTGGTCCTCCGCAGCATGGAGGTCCCCCTAGCCACCCAGCTGCCAGCCCAGTCCAGCACCCGCAGCACCAGCAGGCGGCAGCAG CGGCGGCAGCAGCCCAGGCCCTCCACCTGGCCAACCCGCCACAGCAGCAGATGTATTCAGCTTTGGCGCCCACGCCCCCCTCCATGACCCCGGGGCCAAATCCTCAGTCTCCCCAGGCATCGTTCCCCTCTGCCCAGCAGACTGTCTATATCCACCCACAGCAGGTGCAGCACGGCTACAACCCCAACCACATGGCACATGTGCAGCAG CATATGCAGTCTGGTATAGTGCCCTCTCACCACCCggcacccacccaccccccgaTGATGCTGATGGCTACCCAAGGTCCTCCAGGGGGTCCGCAGCCTCCGATGCCCCAGACTGCCCTCAACCACATCCCTGTTTCCTCCACCACACATTTCTCCTACCTGGCACATCCACAAG TGCAACCtcatcaccagcagcagctgtag
- the atxn2 gene encoding ataxin-2 isoform X3 encodes MSMKAGGNRSKPGGGNTAGAAASGAGGSGGGRQNLGRGRHSGKGPAAVIFNGVYANMRMVHVLTSVVGTKCELKVKNGAVYEGVFKTYGPECDLVLDAAHRKSPEPSIGPRKEDIVESIIFKASDVVVVTFKDVDLNFARKVSSDTDNFTDAAVSGRINGEHKEKDLEPWDGGETHNSDSLESLDTDVSNGWDPNDMFKYNEEKYGVLSTYDSSLSTYTVPLERDNSEEFLKREARAAQLAEEIEASATYKARVALENDERSEEEKYTAVVRGERETHTLSRENKYIPPGQRNREAMSWGPGRQNSPRLAQSSAGPSTPRPGPHDYSPSSGADQRVVNGGSSHWPSPCPSPSSRPPSRYQSGPSSLPPRATTPTRPPSRPPSRPSRPPSHSSHPSYPSSSSSFSHHGPTSPASTLPKRMSSEGPPRMSPKSQRTPRAHRVPPCRTTGVPPGVDLISHNAPGEVPVTPPTRSSSSGGTWSSVVSGAHRPRSPRQNSMGGASPASSSLPSPQTGTAPVETVATPTSAPSPTAASPAPNMVTSPSGDAKECRVQETRQTSPTANKENIKPLDSSPSITRPVCKGPPSMAPDHRKQIDNLKKFSVDFRLQSSSNSEPAFDQMMTKPPRDTADKPKDLPLDKASTGGREGNEEGVVVIAAGTPGGAPAPSTAATNTSKPGSPAALSPSPSAPDQKRAGLDVTSQGVQTTATSTFSGPKHEEKEEKKEAVQDQVRKSTLNPNANEFKPRFNTQPKPANTPTPPRPQGQPSPSIVVQQPPAVYGQTVCFPQMYPLTPVSPGVQKSIIWKSPAMYQVQMPHMTVSQSKPYRPGKVPNMPQQRSDQHHPPGTPTMMHPATAAGPPIVAQSPAYSAQYFTCSPQQFTSQPLVQQMPHYQSQAQHVFSPVMQGSARMMAPHTHGQPSLVSSSTTQYPEQTHTMYVSPGPMPQQYPHPSATLHPHPQHPQPSATPTGQGQQGGPPQHGGPPSHPAASPVQHPQHQQAAAAAAAAQALHLANPPQQQMYSALAPTPPSMTPGPNPQSPQASFPSAQQTVYIHPQQVQHGYNPNHMAHVQQHMQSGIVPSHHPAPTHPPMMLMATQGPPGGPQPPMPQTALNHIPVSSTTHFSYLAHPQVQPHHQQQL; translated from the exons ATGTCAATGAAGGCCGGTGGAAATCGCAGCAAGCCCGGCGGTGGCAACACCGCTGGTGCCGCCGCCTCCGGTGCCGGAGGAAGCGGCGGGGGAAGACAGAATCTGGGCAG ggGAAGACACAGTGGTAAAGGTCCCGCAGCA GTCATATTCAATGGCGTATATGCAAATATGAGGATGGTCCATGTCTTGACTTCAGTGGTG GGGACCAAGTGTGAGCTGAAAGTGAAAAACGGAGCAGTCTATGAAGGAGTCTTTAAGACATACGGTCCAGAG TGTGACCTGGTGTTGGATGCAGCCCACAGAAAGAGCCCAGAGCCGAGCATAGGCCCCAGGAAAGAGGATATTGTGGAGAGCATTATTTTCAAGGCCTCCGATGTAGTAGTGGTGACCTTCAAAGACGTGGACCTGAATTTTGCCAGGAAAG TCTCTTCTGACACAG ACAACTTCACAGATGCAGCAGTGAGTGGTAGGATCAATGGCGAGCACAAAGAGAAAGATCTGGAGCCCTGGGATGGAGGAGAGACCCACAACTCTGACAGCCTCGAGTCTCTGGATACAGATGTG TCAAATGGGTGGGACCCCAATGACATGTTCAAGTACAATGAGGAGAAGTATGGAGTCTTGTCTACATATGACAGCAGCCTGTCCACATATAC GGTCCCCTTGGAGCGGGACAACTCAGAAGAGTTCCTCAAGAGGGAAGCACGTGCCGCCCAGCTGGCAGAGGAGATTGAGGCCAGCGCCACATACAAGGCCCGTGTGGCCCTGGAGAACGATGAACGCTCTGAGGAGGAGAAATATACTGCTGTGGTGCGAGGGGAAAGGGAGACTCACACACTAAGCAG GGAGAACAAGTACATTCCCCCAGGTCAGAGGAACAGAGAGGCGATGTCATGGGGGCCTGGACGTCAGAATTCACCCCGTCTGGCTCAGAGCTCAGCCGGACCCTCAACTCCTCGACCTGGACCTCACGACTACAGTCCCAGCTCCGGGGCCGACCAGAGGGTGGTCAACGGAG GTTCATCCCATTGGCCCTCACCCTGTCCGTCTCCTTCCTCCCGTCCCCCCTCTCGTTACCAGTCTGGCCCCTCCTCCCTGCCTCCTCGGGCGACCACGCCCACCAGGCCACCCTCCAGACCCCCCTCTCGACCTTCCAGGCCTCCCTCTCATTCATCCCACCCCTCCtatccctcctcctcatcttcctttTCCCACCACGGGCCCACGTCGCCAGCCTCCACTCTGCCCAAACGCATGTCTTCAGAAG GTCCACCGAGGATGTCTCCAAAATCCCAGCGGACGCCTCGTGCTCACAGAGTGCCACCCTGCCGGACCACTGGAGTCCCTCCAGGAGTGGACCTAATTTCCCACAATGCCCCTGGAGAGGTCCCAGTGACTCCACCAACCAGAAGCAGCTCCTCTGGAGGGACCTGGTCCTCTGTGGTCAGCGGAG CTCACAGACCTCGCTCCCCTCGGCAGAATAGCATGGGCGGAGCCTCCCCtgcttcttcctccctcccatCACCCCAGACAGGAACAGCTCCTGTGGAAACTGTTGCCACACCGACATCAGCTCCCTCTCCTACTGCTGCTAGCCCCGCCCCCAACATGGTCACCTCTCCATCAGGAGATG CAAAAGAGTGTCGCGTCCAGGAGACAAGACAAACATCCCCCACGGCCAACAAGGAGAACATCAAGCCCTTGGATAGCTCACCTAGTATCACCAGACCAGTCTGTAAAG GACCTCCTTCTATGGCACCAgaccacagaaaacaaatagaTAATTTAAAGAAATTTAGTGTAGATTTTAGG TTGCAGTCTAGTTCAAACTCAGAGCCTGCCTTCGACCAGATGATGACCAAGCCTCCCAGAGATACAGCAGACAAGCCTAAAGACCTTCCTCTTGACAAAGCCTCCACAGGAGGGCGGGAGGGCAATGAAGAAGGTGTTGTAGTGATTGCTGCTGGCACCCCCGGAGGCGCCCCTGCTCCATCCACCGCTGCCACAAACACCAGTAAGCCTGGCAGCCCCGCTGCACTGTCCCCATCCCCATCAGCCCCGGACCAGAAGAGGGCGGGGCtggatgtgacatcacagggAGTTCAGACAACAGCGACGTCCACTTTCAGTGGGCCCAAGcatgaagagaaggaggagaagaaggaggcgGTACAAGA TCAAGTGAGAAAATCAACCCTGAACCCAAACGCCAATGAGTTCAAGCCCAGGTTCAATACGCAG CCCAAACCAGCAAACACCCCCACACCCCCTCGACCCCAGGGCCAGCCCAGCCCCTCCATCGTGGTTCAGCAGCCCCCGGCTGTCTACGGACAGACAGTCTGCTTCCCCCAGATGTATCCTCTCACACCAGTCAGCCCTGGAGtgcag AAAAGCATAATATGGAAG tCTCCAGCTATGTACCAGGTTCAGATGCCTCATATGACAGTCAGCCAATCTAAACCATACAGACCAGGTAAAG TACCTAACATGCCCCAGCAGAGGTCAGACCAGCACCACCCACCAGGCACGCCCACCATGATGCACCCAGCGACGGCAGCAGGACCACCTATTGTAGCACAGAGCCCCGCTTACTCTGCCCAGTACTTCACCTGCAGCCCGCAGCAGTTCACCAGTCAGCCGCTGGTCCAGCAGATGCCACACTACCAATCACAG GCGCAGCATGTGTTCAGTCCAGTTATGCAGGGCAGTGCCAGAATGAtggcaccacacacacacgggcagCCCAGCCTCGTCTCTTCCTCAACTACACAGTACCCAGAGCAGACACACACCATGTATG TGTCTCCAGGGCCAATGCCCCAGCAGTACCCCCATCCCAGCGCCACCTTGCACCCTCACCCGCAGCATCCCCAGCCCTCTGCTACGCCTACGGGCCAAGGCCAGCAAGGTGGTCCTCCGCAGCATGGAGGTCCCCCTAGCCACCCAGCTGCCAGCCCAGTCCAGCACCCGCAGCACCAGCAGGCGGCAGCAG CGGCGGCAGCAGCCCAGGCCCTCCACCTGGCCAACCCGCCACAGCAGCAGATGTATTCAGCTTTGGCGCCCACGCCCCCCTCCATGACCCCGGGGCCAAATCCTCAGTCTCCCCAGGCATCGTTCCCCTCTGCCCAGCAGACTGTCTATATCCACCCACAGCAGGTGCAGCACGGCTACAACCCCAACCACATGGCACATGTGCAGCAG CATATGCAGTCTGGTATAGTGCCCTCTCACCACCCggcacccacccaccccccgaTGATGCTGATGGCTACCCAAGGTCCTCCAGGGGGTCCGCAGCCTCCGATGCCCCAGACTGCCCTCAACCACATCCCTGTTTCCTCCACCACACATTTCTCCTACCTGGCACATCCACAAG TGCAACCtcatcaccagcagcagctgtag